The following proteins are encoded in a genomic region of Mycobacterium kiyosense:
- the dnaA gene encoding chromosomal replication initiator protein DnaA, producing MTDDPGSGFATVWNAVVTELNGDSGNGSTPATPLTPQQKAWLKLVQPLTIVEGFALLSVPSVFVQNEIERHLRNPITEALSRRLQQQIQLGVRIAPPPADDEVPAQPDAAAAEDDPEPTDDDPNGTAEGTQTWPTYFTDRPHTTDNSASGGTSLNRRYTFDTFVIGSSNRFAHAATLAIAEAPARAYNPLFIWGESGLGKTHLLHAAGNYAQRLFPGMRVKYVSTEEFTNDFINSLRDDRKVSFKRSYRDVDVLLVDDIQFIEGKDGIQEEFFHTFNTLHNANKQIVISSDRPPKQLATLEDRLRTRFEWGLITDVQPPDLETRIAILRKKAQVERLAVPDDVLELIASSIERNIRELEGALIRVTAFASLNKTPIDKALAEIVLRDLIADASGMQISAATIMAATAEYFDTTVEELRGPGKARPLAQSRQIAMYLCRELTDLSLPKIGQAFGRDHTTVMYAEKKIRGEMAQRREIFDNVKELTTRIRQRSKR from the coding sequence TTGACTGATGACCCCGGTTCCGGATTCGCCACGGTGTGGAATGCGGTCGTCACCGAACTCAACGGTGACTCCGGCAACGGGTCCACTCCGGCCACTCCCCTGACACCTCAGCAAAAGGCTTGGCTCAAGCTGGTTCAGCCCCTGACCATCGTCGAGGGGTTTGCGCTGCTGTCGGTGCCCAGCGTGTTCGTCCAGAACGAGATCGAGCGCCACCTGCGCAACCCGATCACCGAAGCGCTCAGTCGGCGGCTGCAACAGCAGATTCAACTCGGCGTTCGGATCGCCCCGCCGCCGGCCGACGACGAGGTGCCCGCCCAGCCTGATGCCGCGGCGGCCGAGGACGATCCGGAACCGACCGACGACGACCCGAACGGTACCGCCGAGGGCACCCAAACCTGGCCGACGTACTTCACCGACCGCCCGCACACCACCGACAACTCGGCGTCCGGCGGCACCAGCCTCAACCGGCGCTACACGTTCGACACCTTTGTCATCGGCTCCTCCAACCGGTTCGCGCACGCAGCGACCCTGGCCATCGCCGAGGCACCCGCCCGTGCCTACAACCCGCTGTTCATCTGGGGCGAGTCGGGTTTGGGGAAAACCCATCTGCTGCATGCGGCCGGAAACTACGCGCAACGACTGTTCCCCGGCATGCGGGTCAAGTACGTCTCCACCGAGGAATTCACCAACGACTTCATCAACTCGCTGCGCGACGACCGCAAGGTGTCGTTCAAACGCAGCTACCGGGATGTCGACGTGCTGCTGGTCGACGACATCCAGTTCATCGAGGGCAAGGACGGCATCCAGGAAGAGTTCTTCCACACCTTCAACACACTGCACAACGCCAACAAGCAGATCGTCATCTCGTCCGACCGTCCCCCCAAGCAGCTGGCCACCCTCGAAGACCGGCTGCGGACGCGATTCGAGTGGGGCCTGATCACCGATGTGCAGCCACCGGACCTGGAGACCCGGATCGCGATCCTGCGCAAGAAAGCACAAGTCGAACGGTTGGCCGTGCCCGACGATGTGCTCGAGCTGATTGCAAGCAGCATCGAACGCAATATCCGTGAACTCGAAGGCGCCCTGATCCGGGTCACCGCGTTCGCCTCGTTGAACAAGACACCGATCGACAAGGCCCTGGCCGAAATCGTGCTGCGCGACCTGATCGCCGATGCCAGCGGCATGCAAATCAGTGCGGCGACCATCATGGCGGCCACCGCCGAGTACTTCGACACCACGGTCGAGGAACTGCGCGGCCCCGGCAAAGCCCGGCCCTTGGCGCAGTCCCGGCAGATCGCGATGTACCTGTGCCGTGAGCTCACCGACTTGTCGCTGCCCAAGATCGGCCAGGCCTTCGGCCGCGACCACACCACGGTGATGTACGCGGAGAAGAAGATTCGCGGCGAAATGGCTCAACGCCGTGAGATCTTCGACAACGTCAAGGAACTCACCACTCGGATCCGGCAGCGTTCCAAGCGCTGA
- the dnaN gene encoding DNA polymerase III subunit beta: protein MDAATTRAVTDLRFRLVRESFAEAVSWVAKSLPSRPTVPVLSGVLLTGSDDGLTISGFDYEVSSEVQVPAEIASPGSVLVSGKLLSDITRALPNKPVDFYVDGNRVALTCGSARFSLPTMAVEDYPTLPALPDETGTLPAELFAEAIGQVAIAAGRDDTLPMLTGIRVEISGETVVLAATDRFRLAVRELTWTALSPDIEASVLVPAKTLAEAAKAGTDGSDVRLSLGSGSGVGKDGLLGISGNGKRSTTRLLDAEFPKFRQLLPAEHTAVATINVAELTEAIKLVALVADRGAQIRMEFSDGMLRLSAGADDVGRAEEDLAVDYAGEPLTIAFNPNYLTDGLGSLHSERVSFGFTTPGKPALLRPASADDEVPTGNGPFPAVATDYVYLLMPVRLPG from the coding sequence ATGGACGCGGCTACAACACGGGCGGTCACCGATCTGAGGTTTCGTCTGGTTCGGGAGTCCTTTGCCGAGGCGGTGTCGTGGGTGGCCAAGAGCCTGCCGTCGCGACCCACCGTGCCGGTGCTTTCCGGGGTTCTGCTGACCGGCTCCGACGACGGGCTGACGATCTCCGGATTCGACTACGAGGTGTCCTCCGAGGTTCAGGTTCCGGCTGAGATAGCTTCTCCGGGAAGCGTTTTGGTGTCAGGGAAATTGTTGTCCGACATCACCCGGGCGTTGCCGAACAAGCCGGTGGACTTTTACGTCGACGGTAACCGGGTGGCGCTGACCTGCGGTAGTGCCCGATTCTCACTGCCGACGATGGCGGTGGAGGATTACCCGACGCTGCCGGCGCTGCCCGACGAGACCGGGACGCTGCCCGCCGAACTGTTCGCCGAGGCGATCGGCCAGGTCGCAATCGCCGCCGGGCGTGACGACACACTGCCCATGCTGACCGGCATTCGCGTCGAGATCTCCGGGGAGACGGTGGTTTTGGCCGCCACCGACCGGTTTCGGCTGGCGGTGCGGGAGCTGACCTGGACGGCGCTGTCCCCCGACATCGAAGCCTCGGTTCTGGTGCCGGCCAAGACGCTGGCCGAGGCGGCCAAAGCCGGTACGGACGGCTCGGACGTGCGGCTGTCGCTGGGGTCGGGATCGGGCGTCGGCAAAGACGGCCTGCTGGGCATCAGCGGCAACGGCAAGCGCAGCACTACCCGGTTGCTGGATGCCGAATTCCCGAAGTTCCGCCAGCTGCTGCCGGCCGAACACACGGCGGTGGCCACCATCAACGTGGCCGAACTAACCGAGGCGATCAAACTGGTCGCGCTGGTGGCCGATCGTGGCGCGCAGATCCGGATGGAATTCTCCGACGGCATGCTGCGGCTGTCGGCCGGCGCCGACGACGTCGGCCGCGCCGAGGAGGACCTGGCCGTCGACTATGCCGGCGAGCCGTTGACGATCGCATTCAACCCGAACTATCTGACCGACGGTCTGGGGTCACTGCATTCCGAGCGGGTGTCGTTCGGGTTCACCACGCCGGGCAAGCCGGCACTGTTGCGCCCGGCTTCGGCCGATGACGAGGTGCCCACCGGCAACGGGCCGTTCCCCGCCGTCGCCACGGATTACGTGTACCTGTTGATGCCGGTGCGGCTGCCCGGCTGA
- a CDS encoding hypothetical protein (frameshifted, insertion at around 3864,3593), whose translation MYVRHLGLRDFRSWQQVDLDLSPGRTVFVGRNGYGKTNLLEALWYSTTLSSHRVGTDAPLIRVGADRAVVSTIVVNEGRGMCRRP comes from the coding sequence GTGTACGTCCGGCATCTGGGCTTGCGTGATTTCCGGTCGTGGCAGCAGGTGGACCTCGACCTGAGCCCGGGCCGCACCGTCTTCGTCGGGCGCAATGGGTACGGCAAGACGAATCTGCTTGAAGCGCTGTGGTATTCGACCACCTTGTCGTCACATCGGGTCGGCACCGACGCGCCCTTGATCAGGGTCGGCGCCGACCGTGCCGTGGTGTCGACCATCGTGGTGAACGAGGGCAGGGGAATGTGCCGTCGACCTTGA
- a CDS encoding hypothetical protein (frameshifted, insertion at around 3864,3593), producing MLRAVLFAPEDLSLVRGDPADRRRYLDELATVRRPLLAGVRADYDKVLRQRTALLKSLSGGPISR from the coding sequence GTGCTGCGGGCAGTGTTGTTCGCCCCGGAGGACCTGTCGCTGGTGCGCGGCGACCCCGCCGACCGGCGCCGGTATCTGGACGAATTGGCCACGGTGCGGCGTCCGTTGCTGGCCGGTGTGCGCGCCGACTACGACAAAGTGTTACGGCAGCGCACCGCGTTGCTGAAGTCGTTGTCGGGGGGCCCGATTTCGCGGTGA
- a CDS encoding hypothetical protein (frameshifted, insertion at around 3867): protein MWDSRLAEHGAQLMSARIALADELAPQVQKAYELLAPESRSAAITYRASIDSVVPDAAGVADPQTLEVALLTALAARRDAELERGVCLVGPHRDDLELRLGDQPAKGFASHGESWSFAVALRLAAYELLRAEGSDPVLLLDDVFAELDVKRRSALAAVAESAEQVLVTAAVPEDIPDGWDAKQMYVELRDGETGSVSEVVW from the coding sequence GTGTGGGACAGCAGACTGGCCGAGCATGGCGCGCAGTTGATGTCGGCACGGATCGCGCTGGCCGACGAGCTGGCCCCGCAGGTGCAGAAGGCCTACGAGCTGCTGGCTCCCGAATCACGTTCTGCTGCAATCACTTACCGTGCGAGCATCGATTCGGTGGTGCCTGATGCCGCGGGGGTGGCAGATCCGCAGACTCTGGAAGTGGCGTTGTTGACGGCGCTGGCTGCACGTCGGGACGCCGAGTTGGAGCGCGGGGTGTGTCTGGTCGGACCGCACCGCGACGATCTGGAGTTGCGGCTGGGCGATCAACCCGCCAAGGGGTTCGCCAGTCACGGCGAATCATGGTCGTTCGCGGTGGCGCTGCGGCTGGCGGCCTACGAGTTGTTGCGGGCCGAGGGCAGCGACCCGGTGCTGTTGCTCGACGACGTGTTCGCCGAGCTCGACGTCAAACGCCGGTCGGCGCTGGCGGCGGTCGCCGAATCCGCCGAGCAGGTGTTGGTGACCGCGGCGGTGCCCGAAGACATTCCCGACGGCTGGGACGCCAAGCAGATGTACGTCGAATTGCGCGACGGCGAGACCGGTTCGGTGTCGGAGGTGGTGTGGTGA
- the gyrB gene encoding DNA gyrase subunit B produces MTEPLACNPKESIPTVAAQKKKAQDEYGASAITVLEGLEAVRKRPGMYIGSTGERGLHHLVWEVVDNSVDEAMAGYATQVDVKLRDDGSVEVADNGRGIPVAMHATGAPTVDVVMTQLHAGGKFGGENSGYNVSGGLHGVGVSVVNALSTRLEVDIKRDGYEWSQHYDRAVPGTLKQGEATRKTGTTIRFWADPDIFETTEYDFETVARRLQEMAFLNKGLTINLTDERVTQEEVVDEVVSDTAEAPKSAEEKKAESAGPQKVKHRTFHYPGGLIDFVKHINRTKSPIQQSVIAFEGKGEGHEVEIAMQWNSGYSESVHTFANTINTHEGGTHEEGFRSALTSVVNKYAKDKKLLKDKDPNLTGDDIREGLAAVISVKVAEPQFEGQTKTKLGNTEVKSFVQKVCNEQLTHWFEANPSEAKTVVNKAVSSAQARIAARKARELVRRKSATDLGGLPGKLADCRSTDPRKSELYVVEGDSAGGSAKSGRDSMFQAILPLRGKIINVEKARIDRVLKNTEVQAIITALGTGIHDEFDLTKLRYHKIVLMADADVDGQHISTLLLTLLFRFMRPLIENGHVFLAQPPLYKLKWQRSDPEFAYSDRERDGLLEAGLKSGKKINKEDGIQRYKGLGEMDAKELWETTMDPSVRVLRQVTLDDAAAADELFSILMGEDVDARRSFITRNAKDVRFLDV; encoded by the coding sequence GTGACGGAACCGCTCGCATGCAACCCCAAGGAGAGCATTCCGACCGTGGCTGCCCAGAAGAAGAAGGCGCAAGACGAATACGGCGCGTCGGCGATCACCGTTCTCGAAGGCCTCGAGGCCGTCCGCAAACGCCCAGGCATGTACATCGGGTCCACCGGCGAGCGAGGTCTGCACCACCTCGTGTGGGAAGTGGTGGACAACTCGGTGGACGAGGCGATGGCCGGTTACGCCACCCAGGTGGACGTGAAACTGCGCGACGATGGCAGCGTCGAGGTCGCCGACAACGGCCGCGGTATCCCGGTGGCCATGCACGCTACCGGAGCGCCCACCGTCGACGTCGTCATGACCCAGCTACACGCCGGCGGCAAGTTCGGCGGCGAGAACAGCGGCTACAACGTCAGCGGTGGTCTGCACGGCGTCGGTGTGTCGGTGGTCAACGCGCTGTCCACCCGCCTGGAAGTCGACATCAAACGCGACGGCTACGAATGGTCGCAGCACTACGACCGCGCCGTGCCGGGCACCCTCAAACAGGGTGAGGCCACCCGTAAGACCGGCACCACGATCCGGTTCTGGGCTGACCCCGACATCTTCGAGACCACCGAGTACGACTTCGAGACCGTTGCGCGCCGGCTGCAGGAGATGGCCTTCCTGAATAAGGGCCTGACCATCAACCTCACCGACGAACGCGTCACCCAGGAAGAGGTGGTCGACGAGGTCGTCAGCGACACCGCCGAAGCACCCAAGTCGGCCGAAGAGAAGAAAGCGGAATCGGCTGGGCCACAAAAGGTCAAGCACCGCACCTTCCACTACCCCGGCGGCCTGATCGACTTCGTCAAACACATCAACCGGACCAAGAGCCCGATCCAGCAGAGCGTCATCGCTTTCGAGGGCAAAGGTGAGGGCCACGAAGTCGAGATCGCGATGCAGTGGAACAGCGGCTACTCCGAATCGGTGCACACCTTCGCCAACACCATCAACACCCATGAGGGCGGCACCCACGAAGAGGGCTTCCGCAGCGCGCTGACCTCGGTGGTGAACAAATACGCCAAAGACAAGAAGCTGCTCAAAGACAAGGACCCCAACCTCACCGGCGACGACATCCGCGAAGGCCTGGCCGCGGTCATCTCGGTGAAGGTGGCCGAGCCGCAGTTCGAGGGCCAGACCAAGACCAAGCTGGGCAACACCGAGGTCAAATCGTTCGTCCAGAAGGTCTGCAACGAACAGTTGACACACTGGTTCGAGGCCAACCCGTCGGAAGCGAAAACCGTTGTCAACAAGGCGGTTTCGTCTGCACAGGCCCGGATCGCGGCGCGCAAGGCCCGAGAACTGGTGCGCCGCAAGAGCGCAACCGATCTGGGTGGTCTGCCCGGCAAGCTCGCCGACTGCCGCTCGACGGATCCGCGCAAGTCCGAACTGTATGTGGTGGAGGGCGACTCGGCCGGCGGCTCGGCCAAGAGCGGCCGCGACTCGATGTTCCAGGCGATCCTGCCGCTGCGCGGCAAGATCATCAACGTCGAGAAGGCCCGCATCGACCGGGTGCTGAAGAACACCGAAGTTCAGGCCATCATCACCGCGTTGGGCACCGGCATCCACGACGAGTTCGATCTGACCAAGCTGCGCTACCACAAGATCGTGCTGATGGCCGACGCCGACGTTGACGGCCAACACATTTCGACGCTGCTGCTGACCTTGCTGTTCCGGTTCATGCGCCCGCTGATCGAGAACGGGCACGTGTTCCTGGCCCAGCCGCCGCTGTACAAGTTGAAGTGGCAGCGCAGCGACCCCGAATTCGCCTACTCCGACCGCGAGCGTGACGGTCTGCTGGAGGCCGGGCTGAAGTCCGGCAAGAAGATCAACAAAGAAGATGGGATTCAGCGCTACAAGGGTCTGGGCGAGATGGACGCCAAGGAGCTGTGGGAAACCACCATGGACCCCAGCGTGCGGGTGTTGCGCCAGGTCACCCTCGACGACGCCGCGGCGGCCGACGAACTGTTCTCCATCCTGATGGGCGAGGACGTGGATGCGCGTCGCAGCTTCATCACCCGCAATGCCAAGGACGTCCGTTTCCTGGACGTCTAA
- a CDS encoding hypothetical protein (frameshifted, deletion at around 10816), translated as MQIRRIDPWSTLKVSLLLSVALFFVWMIAVAFLYLVLGGMGVWSKLNSNVGDLLNNTSGSSGELVSSGTIFGGAVLIGLVNIVLMTAMATIAAFVYNLTTDLIGGIEVTLADRD; from the coding sequence ATGCAGATCCGGCGCATCGATCCGTGGAGCACCCTGAAGGTGTCGCTGCTGCTGTCGGTGGCGCTGTTCTTCGTCTGGATGATCGCGGTGGCCTTCCTCTACCTGGTACTCGGCGGCATGGGAGTGTGGTCCAAGCTGAACAGCAACGTCGGGGACCTGCTGAACAACACCAGCGGTAGCAGCGGCGAACTGGTGTCCAGCGGCACCATCTTCGGCGGGGCGGTGCTGATCGGGTTGGTCAACATCGTGTTGATGACGGCGATGGCCACCATCGCCGCGTTCGTCTACAACCTCACGACAGATCTGATCGGCGGTATTGAGGTGACGTTGGCGGATCGGGACTAA
- a CDS encoding hypothetical protein (frameshifted, insertion at around 13473,13463, deletion at around 13464,13419,13461) → MSYVMATPDVCAWAASDLAGVGSALSAANAAAAAPTGVVAVAAADEVSAAVAALFSDYALAYQRLAALAAALHDRFVVALSGAATAYSQAEAASASPLQIIEQGVLGAVNSPFLTVTGRPLIGNGVNGAPGTGQDGGAGGWLFGNGGDGGSGTTGGGAHPNPNGGTGGNGGAAGLLWGHPGAGGAGGATDAGVGGRAGLAAQPGCSAPAELAATVGPAT, encoded by the coding sequence ATGTCGTATGTAATGGCGACTCCGGACGTGTGCGCTTGGGCGGCCTCCGATCTGGCAGGTGTTGGGTCCGCATTAAGCGCTGCGAACGCCGCCGCGGCCGCCCCGACCGGCGTGGTGGCAGTCGCGGCGGCTGATGAGGTGTCGGCCGCGGTCGCGGCGCTGTTCTCCGACTACGCCCTGGCTTATCAGAGATTAGCTGCGCTCGCGGCGGCCCTCCACGACCGCTTCGTCGTGGCGTTGAGCGGGGCGGCCACCGCGTATTCGCAGGCCGAGGCCGCCAGTGCCTCACCCCTGCAAATTATCGAGCAGGGCGTGCTGGGCGCGGTCAATTCGCCATTTTTGACGGTCACCGGACGCCCGCTGATCGGCAACGGCGTTAACGGTGCGCCGGGTACCGGACAGGACGGCGGGGCCGGTGGGTGGTTGTTCGGCAACGGCGGCGACGGCGGCTCCGGGACAACAGGCGGCGGCGCGCATCCCAACCCGAACGGTGGTACCGGCGGTAACGGCGGGGCCGCCGGACTGTTGTGGGGACACCCGGGCGCTGGGGGTGCGGGTGGGGCCACAGACGCCGGCGTCGGGGGACGGGCGGGATTGGCGGCGCAGCCGGGCTGTTCGGCGCCGGCGGAGCTGGCGGCCACGGTGGGACCAGCTACTTGA
- a CDS encoding oxidoreductase, which translates to MRNALSADGTGGQDMSQYLTDKVVIVTGAASGFGRLIAEKCAAGGAKVVGMDVNPESLGEVFDGIRAAGFEGSERVADVTDLTQVKAVAEHAVDTYGAIDVIVNNAGVMPLAFFADHERAWEKWHLAIDINIKGVLNGILAVYDTMIAQGRGQVVNISSIYGNAGIEGAGVYSATKAAVDALSDSLRVEAQGKIKVSTIKPTGVLGTNLASWIVNPTAISGITAQRGGQFFDNLAKLQGEGLRPEQTDVDSIEYWLINPDDLTDAVIHVIDQPWGINISDVTVRASGENYVY; encoded by the coding sequence GTGCGGAACGCACTATCGGCCGACGGGACGGGTGGGCAAGACATGTCGCAGTACTTGACGGACAAGGTCGTCATCGTCACCGGCGCTGCCAGCGGCTTCGGCAGGTTGATCGCCGAGAAGTGCGCCGCCGGCGGGGCGAAAGTTGTTGGCATGGACGTCAATCCGGAGAGCTTGGGCGAGGTTTTCGACGGCATCCGGGCCGCCGGCTTCGAGGGCTCCGAACGGGTCGCCGACGTCACCGACCTGACCCAGGTCAAGGCGGTCGCCGAGCACGCTGTCGACACCTACGGCGCCATCGACGTGATCGTGAACAACGCGGGCGTGATGCCGCTGGCTTTCTTCGCCGACCACGAACGTGCCTGGGAGAAGTGGCACCTGGCGATCGACATCAACATCAAGGGTGTGCTCAACGGCATCCTGGCCGTCTACGACACGATGATCGCGCAAGGCCGCGGCCAGGTGGTCAACATCTCGTCCATCTACGGCAACGCCGGCATCGAAGGCGCCGGCGTCTACAGCGCGACCAAGGCGGCGGTGGATGCGCTCTCGGATTCGCTGCGGGTCGAGGCGCAGGGCAAGATCAAGGTCTCCACGATCAAGCCAACCGGCGTGCTGGGCACCAACTTGGCCAGCTGGATCGTCAACCCCACCGCGATCAGCGGCATCACCGCCCAACGCGGCGGCCAGTTCTTCGACAACCTCGCCAAACTGCAGGGGGAGGGGCTTCGTCCCGAACAGACCGATGTGGACTCGATCGAGTACTGGCTGATCAACCCGGATGATCTGACGGACGCCGTGATCCACGTCATCGACCAGCCGTGGGGAATCAACATCAGCGACGTCACCGTGCGAGCCAGCGGCGAGAACTACGTGTACTGA
- the cwsA gene encoding cell wall synthesis protein CwsA — MSRTAEDRLTPRERLTRGLTYSAVGPVDVTRGVVGLGVQSAHSAATEVRRRYREGQLAKEIAAAQETIGQELAAAQEVVASLPQLLQDARRNQRRSKKPWVIAGATVVVLAGGAVAFSIVRRSSRPEPSPRPPSVDVQPRP, encoded by the coding sequence ATGAGCCGAACCGCGGAAGACCGGTTGACCCCACGCGAGCGACTGACGCGGGGCCTAACCTACTCGGCAGTGGGGCCAGTGGACGTCACCCGCGGCGTTGTCGGACTCGGCGTCCAATCGGCGCACTCGGCCGCGACCGAGGTCCGCCGGCGGTATCGGGAAGGCCAGTTGGCCAAGGAGATCGCCGCCGCACAGGAGACCATCGGCCAGGAGTTGGCCGCGGCGCAGGAAGTGGTCGCCAGCTTGCCGCAGCTGTTGCAGGATGCCCGCCGTAACCAGCGGCGCAGCAAGAAGCCGTGGGTGATCGCCGGCGCGACCGTGGTGGTGCTGGCAGGCGGCGCCGTCGCGTTCAGCATCGTGCGCCGTTCGTCGCGCCCCGAGCCCTCGCCCCGTCCGCCGAGCGTCGACGTGCAGCCGCGGCCCTGA
- the ppiA gene encoding peptidyl-prolyl cis-trans isomerase A yields the protein MHRLRVECGVMADCDPVTNSPIQTATATLHTNRGDVKVALFGNHAPKTVANFVGLAQGTKEYSTQNASGGPSGPFYDGAVFHRVIGGFMIQGGDPTGTGRGGPGYKFADEFHPELQFDRPYLLAMANAGPGTNGSQFFITVGPTPHLNRRHTIFGEVIDPDSQRVVDTIATTATDGNDRPLEPVVIESITIS from the coding sequence GTGCACCGGCTGCGGGTCGAATGCGGGGTGATGGCAGACTGTGATCCCGTGACCAACAGCCCGATTCAGACCGCCACCGCAACGCTGCACACCAACCGGGGAGACGTCAAGGTCGCCTTGTTCGGCAACCACGCGCCCAAGACCGTCGCCAACTTCGTCGGACTGGCGCAGGGCACCAAGGAGTACTCGACGCAGAACGCCTCGGGCGGTCCGTCGGGACCGTTTTACGACGGCGCGGTCTTCCACCGGGTGATCGGCGGCTTCATGATCCAGGGCGGTGACCCGACCGGCACCGGCCGCGGCGGCCCGGGCTACAAGTTCGCCGACGAGTTCCACCCCGAGCTGCAGTTCGACCGTCCTTACCTGCTGGCGATGGCGAATGCCGGGCCCGGCACCAACGGCTCGCAGTTCTTCATCACCGTCGGTCCGACCCCGCACCTGAACCGGCGCCACACCATCTTCGGTGAGGTCATCGACCCCGATTCGCAGCGTGTGGTCGACACCATCGCCACCACGGCCACCGACGGCAACGACCGTCCGCTCGAGCCGGTTGTCATCGAGTCGATCACCATCTCCTGA
- the crgA gene encoding cell division protein CrgA — protein sequence MPKSKVRKKNDFTVSAVSRTPVKVKVGPSSAWFVALFIGLMLIGLIWLMVFQLGAMSQQAPAALHWMTELGPLNYAIAFAFMITGLLLTMRWH from the coding sequence ATGCCGAAGTCCAAGGTCCGCAAGAAGAACGACTTCACCGTCAGCGCCGTGAGCCGCACGCCGGTGAAGGTGAAGGTCGGGCCGTCGAGCGCGTGGTTCGTCGCGCTGTTCATCGGCCTGATGCTGATCGGCCTGATCTGGCTGATGGTGTTCCAGCTTGGCGCGATGAGTCAGCAGGCCCCGGCGGCCCTGCACTGGATGACCGAACTCGGTCCGCTGAACTACGCGATCGCGTTTGCTTTCATGATCACCGGGTTGTTGCTCACGATGCGGTGGCACTGA
- a CDS encoding membrane protein, protein MSDQTDPQTTGPRRSPWRFGVPVVCLLAGLLLAATHGVSGGAEIRRSDAPRLVDLVRETRSSVSRLDAERAALSHKIDTAHGRSSSAALQAMLKRAAELAGEADMNPVHGPGLVVVLNDAQRDANGRFPRDATPDDLVVHQQDIDGVLNALWSAGAEAIQMQDQRIIATSVVRCVGNTLLLNGRTYSPPYTITAIGNATAMQSALTAAPLVTLYKQYVIRFGLGYREEVKSDVAVVGHAEPVRLHYAQPMGPIGY, encoded by the coding sequence TTGTCCGATCAGACGGACCCCCAGACGACCGGGCCGCGGCGTTCGCCGTGGCGCTTCGGGGTGCCGGTGGTGTGTCTGCTCGCCGGGTTGCTGTTGGCGGCGACCCACGGGGTCTCCGGTGGGGCCGAGATCCGCCGCAGCGACGCACCGCGACTGGTCGACCTGGTGCGCGAGACGCGGTCTTCGGTGAGCCGGCTGGACGCCGAGCGCGCGGCGCTGAGCCACAAGATCGACACCGCACACGGCAGGTCGTCATCCGCGGCGTTGCAGGCCATGCTCAAACGGGCGGCCGAGCTGGCTGGTGAAGCCGACATGAACCCGGTGCACGGCCCGGGCCTGGTGGTCGTCCTCAACGACGCCCAGCGCGACGCCAACGGCCGTTTCCCCCGCGACGCCACCCCCGACGACCTGGTGGTGCACCAGCAGGACATCGACGGTGTCCTCAACGCGCTGTGGAGTGCCGGCGCCGAAGCGATCCAGATGCAGGACCAGCGCATCATCGCCACCTCGGTGGTCCGCTGCGTCGGCAACACGCTGCTGCTGAACGGGCGCACCTACAGCCCGCCGTACACCATCACCGCCATCGGAAACGCGACCGCCATGCAGAGCGCGCTCACCGCGGCGCCGCTGGTGACCTTGTACAAGCAGTACGTGATCCGCTTCGGGCTCGGCTACCGGGAAGAAGTCAAATCCGACGTCGCGGTCGTCGGGCACGCCGAACCGGTGCGACTGCATTACGCGCAGCCGATGGGACCGATCGGTTACTGA